Proteins encoded within one genomic window of Mesobacillus subterraneus:
- a CDS encoding nitroreductase family protein, protein MNNSKSAIETMKYRQSIRTYDTKKLSEIDYKGILEYIANEDNLSGPFGNKGRIELIQITNNVSEKGIKLGTYGFIKNPQVYLVSLCENKKYSLLEFAFTFHKLVIYLTEIGLGTCWMGGTFSRNSFERELQLTEGEFIPCITPSGYPQQKQRVFDKALRYIVKADNKKPWDQLFFDGSFADPLDKANAAQFEIPIEMVRLGPSASNKQPWRLVLSEDRQKCHFYIEHTPNYSTKLGYDMQILDIGISMAQFELACDELEIKGQWEVADPGLELPNSVTEYMVSWALD, encoded by the coding sequence ATGAATAATAGTAAATCGGCTATTGAAACGATGAAATATCGTCAATCCATCAGAACATATGATACAAAAAAACTTTCGGAAATTGATTACAAAGGAATCCTAGAATACATAGCAAATGAAGACAATTTGAGCGGACCTTTTGGCAATAAAGGCCGAATTGAGCTTATTCAGATTACTAACAATGTATCAGAAAAAGGAATCAAGCTTGGAACTTATGGATTTATTAAAAATCCGCAAGTTTATCTGGTCAGCCTCTGTGAAAATAAGAAATATTCCTTGCTGGAATTCGCTTTCACATTTCATAAGCTGGTGATTTATTTGACAGAGATAGGCCTGGGAACATGCTGGATGGGCGGCACCTTCAGCAGGAATTCCTTTGAAAGAGAACTTCAGCTTACAGAGGGAGAGTTTATTCCATGTATCACGCCATCGGGATATCCTCAGCAAAAGCAAAGAGTTTTCGATAAAGCACTGCGTTATATAGTAAAAGCTGATAATAAAAAACCTTGGGATCAGTTGTTTTTTGACGGGAGTTTTGCAGATCCGCTTGATAAAGCAAATGCCGCACAATTTGAGATTCCTATCGAGATGGTGAGGCTGGGGCCTTCAGCCTCAAACAAACAGCCATGGAGACTGGTATTGTCGGAAGACCGGCAAAAGTGCCATTTCTATATAGAACATACCCCGAATTACAGCACAAAGCTGGGATATGATATGCAAATACTCGATATTGGCATTAGTATGGCTCAATTTGAGTTAGCGTGTGATGAACTGGAAATCAAAGGTCAATGGGAAGTCGCAGACCCTGGCCTAGAGCTCCCTAACAGCGTGACAGAGTATATGGTTAGCTGGGCACTGGATTAA
- a CDS encoding ribonuclease H-like YkuK family protein yields the protein MKLQNSFQNLSKRNMDFEEVFQHILAFIRLQPNGNHRLIIGTDSQVHSSYTRFITGVVIQREGKGVWACYRSIDIARRILSLQEKISLETGFTQDVACMFTPEKQNHMINLLLPYVEKGASFKMVGHLDLGRSTKNKTRVYVNEMIQRIESIGLEAEIKPDSFVASSYANRYTK from the coding sequence ATGAAGCTTCAAAACAGTTTTCAGAATTTGTCAAAGCGGAACATGGATTTTGAAGAAGTTTTCCAGCATATCCTGGCGTTCATCAGACTCCAGCCGAATGGTAATCACCGATTGATCATTGGCACGGACTCACAAGTTCATAGTTCTTACACTCGCTTCATTACAGGAGTTGTTATACAACGGGAAGGCAAAGGTGTTTGGGCATGTTATCGGTCCATTGATATCGCAAGGAGGATTCTTAGCCTGCAGGAAAAAATTTCGTTGGAAACAGGTTTCACTCAGGATGTTGCCTGCATGTTCACTCCCGAAAAGCAAAACCATATGATCAATTTATTGCTTCCTTATGTTGAAAAAGGTGCCAGCTTTAAGATGGTGGGGCATTTGGACCTTGGCAGAAGCACGAAAAACAAGACAAGAGTATATGTGAATGAGATGATTCAGCGAATTGAATCAATCGGGCTGGAAGCAGAAATCAAGCCTGATTCATTTGTTGCGTCAAGCTATGCGAACAGGTATACGAAGTAG
- a CDS encoding RNA polymerase sigma factor, whose protein sequence is MLTQLEDIYNKYFKDVFLYVYSLSGDKHIAEDITSETFMKALTSLDSFRGDSDIRVWLCQIAKNSYYSYLRKNKSLVDLESLPESASEDNVEQEIAISEASVKVHEVIQNLKEPYKKVFTLRAFGELSFKQIGKLFGKSENWACVTYHRAREKIKARSEDYR, encoded by the coding sequence ATGTTGACACAGCTTGAGGATATTTATAATAAATATTTTAAGGATGTATTTTTATATGTGTATAGTTTGTCTGGTGATAAGCATATCGCTGAAGATATCACTTCGGAAACTTTTATGAAGGCATTAACATCGCTAGACAGTTTCAGAGGGGATAGTGATATCCGTGTTTGGTTATGCCAAATTGCCAAAAACAGTTATTACTCTTACTTGCGTAAGAATAAAAGCTTGGTAGATTTGGAGTCACTTCCGGAATCAGCAAGTGAAGACAATGTAGAACAAGAAATAGCCATTTCAGAAGCGTCTGTGAAGGTACATGAAGTTATCCAGAATTTGAAAGAGCCATACAAAAAGGTCTTTACTCTCCGTGCATTTGGAGAACTGTCATTTAAGCAAATTGGCAAATTGTTTGGAAAAAGTGAAAACTGGGCTTGTGTTACTTATCACCGTGCTAGAGAAAAAATTAAAGCGCGATCGGAGGATTATCGATGA
- a CDS encoding DUF2711 family protein yields the protein MEEIRVLPEPDRYAVCAREDESIKEFYKGVFEEVYIFFHPFIKPVSMDVARFYEDQIVNKSQLVQHCEKVSWNQFMHLSGLISYEEIDIGLRTRILGLKKEFQVKKLAKLIDSICEQHHLIPPDEGFLPDLIMNDLLGAIKKESYDWIWVGDEFCTERKLEYIDDLISQDTLGRHNLFTHDQSILITTHWDSHFSMICSNSKEKLKRIIQTCSLEGFYCEEETEIYWSVRNAKRNE from the coding sequence ATGGAAGAGATAAGAGTTCTCCCAGAACCTGATCGGTATGCTGTTTGTGCAAGGGAAGACGAGTCTATAAAGGAATTTTATAAGGGTGTATTTGAGGAAGTCTATATCTTTTTCCATCCATTCATCAAACCAGTATCAATGGATGTTGCCCGTTTTTATGAAGATCAGATCGTAAATAAATCTCAACTGGTTCAACATTGTGAAAAAGTATCGTGGAACCAATTCATGCATCTCAGTGGCTTGATCAGTTATGAAGAAATCGATATCGGACTGCGAACGAGGATTCTCGGTTTAAAGAAAGAGTTTCAGGTTAAAAAGCTGGCAAAATTGATTGATAGCATCTGTGAACAGCACCATCTCATTCCACCAGACGAAGGATTCTTGCCAGATCTTATAATGAATGATCTATTAGGAGCAATCAAAAAAGAATCTTACGATTGGATCTGGGTAGGCGATGAATTCTGCACTGAAAGAAAACTAGAATATATCGATGATCTCATTAGCCAGGATACATTAGGAAGACATAACCTATTCACACACGACCAATCCATCCTCATCACCACCCATTGGGACAGCCATTTTTCAATGATTTGTTCCAACTCCAAAGAGAAATTGAAGAGGATCATCCAAACATGCAGTCTTGAGGGCTTTTACTGTGAGGAGGAAACAGAGATCTATTGGAGTGTGAGGAATGCGAAAAGAAATGAGTAG
- a CDS encoding DUF3231 family protein gives MKNQSTNTKMTSSELANIWMQYMNDSLARCVFRHFLYHIEDEGVQEVVQYALDIAESHLPKCEQFLTKEGYPKPIGFTNQDVTVEAPRLFTDTFIIVYVQIMAIHGMTRYAGALGNILDEEQRKYFRHVLIETMELYDKATTVLLDKGIISKPPTFNNHQEVEYLTKQNFLTGWFGRRRPISAVEVSGTFLNLQKTIVKIVLELAFGQVAKSKKVQKYMERGRQLCNKHFEILSLMLKEDNLHIPRTFETEVTDSTISPFSDKLMLFHIATLLSSAVGYYGEALALSQRRDLGVSYSTMIADIAVVSEDGMNLLIEKGWMEQPPLATDHEGLARN, from the coding sequence ATGAAGAACCAAAGTACTAATACCAAAATGACTTCATCGGAGCTTGCGAACATCTGGATGCAGTATATGAATGATAGCCTGGCACGATGTGTCTTTCGCCATTTTCTGTATCATATAGAAGATGAAGGTGTTCAGGAAGTTGTTCAATATGCCCTTGACATAGCTGAAAGTCACTTGCCGAAGTGTGAGCAATTCCTTACAAAAGAAGGTTATCCAAAGCCAATTGGCTTTACCAATCAAGATGTTACAGTAGAAGCTCCACGACTATTTACGGATACATTTATAATTGTTTATGTACAAATTATGGCTATTCACGGTATGACTCGATATGCAGGAGCATTGGGGAATATTCTAGATGAAGAACAGAGGAAATACTTTAGGCACGTTTTGATTGAGACAATGGAACTCTATGATAAAGCAACTACGGTCCTTTTAGATAAAGGGATTATTAGCAAACCGCCTACTTTTAATAATCACCAGGAAGTGGAGTATTTAACCAAACAAAATTTTTTAACAGGATGGTTTGGTAGACGCAGGCCAATTAGTGCAGTGGAAGTTAGTGGGACATTCCTTAACTTACAAAAAACAATAGTGAAAATTGTATTGGAATTGGCATTCGGGCAGGTTGCCAAATCCAAGAAAGTACAAAAGTATATGGAGAGGGGCAGGCAGCTTTGCAATAAACATTTCGAAATACTTTCATTAATGTTGAAGGAAGATAATTTGCACATTCCAAGAACATTTGAAACGGAAGTTACTGATTCCACAATCTCTCCATTTTCAGATAAACTTATGCTATTTCATATTGCAACCCTTTTATCATCTGCCGTTGGATATTATGGAGAAGCATTGGCATTGAGCCAACGCAGGGATTTAGGAGTCAGCTATTCGACCATGATTGCAGATATAGCTGTAGTATCAGAGGATGGAATGAATCTTTTGATAGAAAAGGGATGGATGGAACAGCCGCCACTTGCTACTGATCATGAAGGCTTGGCAAGAAATTAA
- a CDS encoding LacI family DNA-binding transcriptional regulator, which translates to MKLTIREIAKMAGVSPATVSKIMNNYQGISSTTRDKVMNVIQSTGYQPTFSAKSLATKKSNLIGLIYAGNVSVDLNNPFFNEIINSFKKTVGSMGYDILIFSNEHFNKELGDYLSRARHYQVDGCLIISGEEIESVVYELDQSEIPCVGVDIELKGPHSSYVLTDNYKVSANVVEYLYLNSIREIAYIGGFQGNLVADIRKDGFIKTMNQFSLPIIEDWVQFGDFYEKSGYEAMKKILAKKPYPKAVFAASDMMALGAMEAIREHGLHIGDDIRVIGCDDIEACRYSDPKLSTVKQDKEKLGKLAAYLLLDIINGNPESKKVLVDPELIIRQS; encoded by the coding sequence ATGAAACTCACGATTCGGGAAATTGCCAAAATGGCAGGGGTTTCACCAGCCACTGTTTCTAAAATCATGAATAATTACCAAGGAATCAGCAGTACGACTAGAGATAAGGTTATGAACGTGATCCAGTCCACAGGCTACCAGCCAACCTTTTCGGCAAAGTCACTGGCAACAAAGAAATCGAATCTAATTGGTTTAATTTATGCTGGTAATGTCAGTGTGGATTTGAATAACCCTTTTTTTAATGAAATTATCAATTCTTTTAAAAAGACCGTTGGCAGCATGGGTTACGATATTTTAATTTTCAGCAATGAACACTTCAATAAAGAACTTGGTGATTACCTTTCCAGAGCAAGACATTATCAAGTGGATGGCTGTCTCATCATTTCAGGAGAAGAAATCGAATCTGTTGTTTATGAGCTTGACCAAAGTGAAATTCCTTGTGTCGGTGTTGATATTGAACTGAAAGGCCCCCATTCTAGTTATGTCTTGACAGACAATTATAAGGTTTCCGCCAATGTTGTTGAATACCTGTACTTGAACTCCATCCGGGAAATTGCCTATATCGGCGGGTTCCAGGGCAATCTGGTAGCCGACATTCGAAAAGATGGCTTCATTAAGACGATGAATCAATTTAGCCTTCCGATTATCGAAGATTGGGTTCAATTTGGGGATTTTTATGAAAAAAGCGGTTATGAAGCCATGAAAAAGATCCTTGCAAAAAAGCCGTATCCAAAAGCAGTGTTTGCTGCATCCGATATGATGGCACTCGGTGCAATGGAAGCGATTCGTGAACACGGTCTTCATATTGGCGACGATATCAGGGTGATCGGTTGTGATGATATTGAAGCATGCCGATATAGTGACCCAAAATTGTCGACAGTCAAACAGGATAAAGAGAAGCTTGGCAAGCTGGCAGCTTATTTATTGCTGGATATCATAAACGGAAATCCTGAGTCCAAAAAAGTTCTTGTCGATCCCGAGTTAATCATTAGGCAATCATAG
- the trhA gene encoding PAQR family membrane homeostasis protein TrhA, with protein MANVHVFTKREEIANAIIHGIGGLLSIAALVILIVFASLYGTAWHVVSFTLFGVTMVLLYTSSTLVHSFPPGKAKDVFEVMDHSSIYFFIAGTYTPFLFIAVKGALGWTLFGIVWGLSIAGTVFKSLFVKRFLHTSTALYVIMGWLIIFAWRPLTQNVSSQGLIFLVIGGVLYTVGAIFYVWRGFHYHHAIWHLFVLAGSIMHFFAVLTLLPRF; from the coding sequence ATAGCCAATGTACATGTTTTTACAAAGAGAGAGGAAATCGCAAACGCGATCATCCATGGAATCGGGGGACTATTGAGCATCGCTGCTCTCGTTATCCTGATTGTATTTGCGTCACTATACGGTACTGCGTGGCATGTCGTGAGTTTCACTTTATTCGGGGTGACCATGGTGCTCTTATATACATCCTCAACACTCGTCCACAGCTTCCCCCCCGGAAAAGCAAAGGACGTCTTTGAAGTCATGGACCACTCATCCATTTACTTTTTCATTGCAGGTACTTACACACCATTCCTGTTCATTGCGGTAAAAGGAGCATTAGGTTGGACATTGTTCGGTATCGTTTGGGGTCTTTCCATCGCAGGAACCGTATTTAAATCACTGTTCGTTAAACGATTCCTGCATACATCGACTGCGTTATACGTCATAATGGGCTGGCTGATCATCTTTGCCTGGCGTCCGCTGACACAGAATGTATCTTCGCAAGGATTGATATTCCTTGTAATCGGGGGAGTTTTGTATACAGTGGGAGCCATCTTTTACGTATGGCGCGGCTTTCATTACCACCATGCCATCTGGCACTTATTTGTCTTAGCTGGATCAATCATGCACTTTTTTGCTGTTTTGACCTTGCTGCCTAGATTCTAA
- a CDS encoding alpha/beta fold hydrolase, with translation MFDAVYDLEAIREAVGYAKWTFAGHSTGGMIGIIYGIHFSTSLTSLIIVGAAARKYANSASECIYHPDHPNFDRMQQRIETLKRSDLSSSEREIFSKERTKLSLFHAEKYDEYFSLGIHKKMSAPRMNFFIREEMIFDVTRELEKISTNTLILSGRYDVQCPLSFSVEMNELIPNSQLLFFTKVIITPSLKKSRCLDKSS, from the coding sequence ATGTTTGATGCTGTATATGACCTTGAAGCAATCCGAGAGGCGGTGGGGTATGCCAAATGGACTTTTGCCGGGCACTCGACAGGTGGTATGATAGGAATCATCTACGGTATTCATTTTTCTACGTCTCTTACTTCACTTATAATTGTTGGGGCTGCTGCCAGGAAATATGCGAATTCAGCCTCTGAATGTATCTATCATCCAGACCATCCAAACTTTGACCGAATGCAGCAACGAATTGAGACTTTAAAACGCTCTGATTTATCATCTAGTGAAAGGGAGATTTTCTCAAAAGAGAGAACGAAACTGTCACTATTTCACGCGGAGAAGTATGATGAATACTTTTCTTTAGGCATACATAAAAAGATGTCTGCTCCACGTATGAACTTTTTTATTAGGGAAGAAATGATCTTTGATGTAACCCGTGAGTTAGAAAAAATCTCAACAAATACTTTAATACTGAGTGGTCGATACGATGTTCAATGCCCGCTTTCTTTCTCCGTAGAAATGAATGAGTTAATTCCAAATTCACAACTATTATTTTTTACGAAAGTAATCATTACCCCTTCCTTGAAGAAAAGTCGTTGTTTAGACAAGTCATCTTAA
- a CDS encoding ABC transporter ATP-binding protein, producing MKNESIVDVKGLKKQYGSFTAVKGVSFQVKKGEIFGLLGPNGAGKTTTIEMLVGLRKPDEGTATLSGFDVIKEVNKVKEVIGVQLQSTSLFELLKVEEILHLYGSFYPTHVDIDGLIEDMLLTEKRNDRIKGLSGGQKQRLAIALALIHDPDIVFLDEPTTGLDPQARRTLWDIVLRLKERGKTIILSTHYMDEAHVLCDRIGIMDQGELIALDTPMNLVKRLQSTSSVEFHLNNPPEQDWFLKMDGVEEVAIKDNFVQLYTDDVQITLTSLIHASAEHQFKIEDLQTRSATLEDVFIHMTGRSIRES from the coding sequence ATGAAGAATGAAAGTATAGTAGATGTAAAAGGATTGAAAAAACAATACGGAAGTTTTACTGCTGTTAAGGGAGTCTCTTTTCAGGTGAAAAAAGGAGAAATTTTTGGCCTGCTTGGTCCGAATGGTGCTGGCAAGACGACCACGATTGAAATGTTAGTCGGCCTCAGAAAGCCAGACGAGGGCACTGCAACACTTTCAGGCTTCGATGTGATCAAAGAAGTGAACAAAGTCAAAGAGGTAATCGGGGTACAGCTTCAGTCCACCTCGTTGTTTGAATTACTAAAAGTTGAAGAAATCTTGCATTTATACGGAAGTTTTTACCCGACTCACGTGGATATCGATGGTCTAATCGAAGATATGCTGTTAACAGAGAAGCGGAATGACCGAATCAAAGGCCTATCAGGCGGGCAAAAGCAGCGCCTTGCCATTGCGCTTGCGCTGATTCACGACCCGGACATTGTGTTCCTCGATGAACCAACGACTGGTCTTGATCCGCAGGCAAGAAGGACTCTTTGGGACATCGTCCTCCGATTGAAAGAACGAGGGAAAACGATCATTCTTTCTACCCATTATATGGACGAAGCCCATGTGCTCTGTGACCGAATTGGAATCATGGATCAAGGCGAACTGATTGCCCTTGACACACCAATGAATCTCGTAAAAAGACTGCAGTCCACAAGCTCTGTAGAATTCCATTTGAACAATCCACCAGAGCAAGACTGGTTTTTGAAAATGGACGGAGTCGAGGAAGTCGCGATCAAAGACAACTTTGTTCAGTTGTATACCGATGATGTCCAAATCACCTTGACATCCTTAATCCATGCATCGGCAGAACATCAATTCAAAATTGAGGATTTACAGACTCGCTCAGCCACTTTAGAGGACGTCTTCATCCATATGACTGGAAGGAGCATCAGGGAATCATGA
- a CDS encoding zf-HC2 domain-containing protein: protein MKISCNMIRDILPLYVEDISSQDTRDLVEEHIASCENCKKRLEEMRTFEEPPVDTDIAPLRNIQNTLRKKKLQTILLSVMVTLVLAVVTIAYLTTPAYISYNENAVSIIEKDDGTVLLNFSEEVSGYQVNQYPAADNSGYVYDITTWETIWQQKINKNNLENTVLNPNGEEVASIYYYNTDGSENTLIYGDPITDGSVMTLPRLVLSYYVLFAIGFLLICGSGLVIFRKNEKVRNGLEKMILLPIAYLFAHILIKGLHSATYLAGRDLYVILLVTFPLYFALVAGRNLLKKASIKKPKSTL, encoded by the coding sequence ATGAAAATTAGCTGTAATATGATTAGAGATATACTGCCGTTATATGTCGAGGATATATCAAGTCAAGATACTAGAGATCTAGTTGAAGAACATATAGCTTCTTGTGAGAACTGTAAAAAACGACTCGAAGAAATGAGGACTTTTGAAGAACCGCCAGTAGATACCGATATAGCTCCCTTAAGAAACATACAAAATACATTGCGAAAGAAAAAGCTGCAAACGATTCTTCTTTCAGTCATGGTAACATTGGTTCTTGCAGTGGTTACAATCGCTTATCTGACAACCCCAGCATACATCTCTTATAATGAAAATGCGGTTTCAATTATTGAAAAGGATGACGGAACTGTACTTTTGAATTTTAGTGAAGAAGTCTCTGGATATCAAGTAAATCAATATCCAGCAGCAGACAATTCAGGTTATGTCTATGATATAACTACATGGGAAACGATTTGGCAACAGAAAATAAACAAAAACAACCTGGAAAATACGGTCTTAAACCCGAATGGGGAAGAAGTCGCTTCGATCTACTATTACAATACCGATGGAAGTGAAAATACTTTAATTTATGGAGATCCAATAACGGATGGTTCTGTCATGACGTTACCTCGGCTTGTTTTAAGCTACTACGTGTTGTTTGCTATAGGATTTTTACTTATTTGTGGAAGTGGATTGGTCATATTCCGTAAGAACGAAAAAGTAAGAAATGGCCTAGAAAAAATGATTCTATTGCCTATCGCGTACCTGTTTGCTCACATACTTATAAAAGGTCTTCACTCTGCCACTTACCTTGCTGGACGAGACCTTTATGTAATATTACTTGTCACATTTCCTTTGTATTTTGCGTTGGTAGCTGGAAGGAACCTATTAAAAAAAGCATCAATCAAGAAGCCGAAAAGCACTTTATAA
- a CDS encoding chloramphenicol phosphotransferase CPT family protein gives MEKGMIIVLNGVSSSGKSTLAEEITKFLPDFFAFSVDDYDLVIEKMEDRNNERLIPIETEYFYYRNAAMFSDRGVNVILDQILHDPIALQNFYETLKSYPILLAGVHCPAEELKRREKLRGDRQFGQAISQLNFVHKQEIYDIEVNTHANSMMECAKEIVDWLDSDTPLLGFEKSREQFESTSRSK, from the coding sequence GTGGAAAAAGGAATGATTATTGTTCTAAACGGTGTATCAAGTTCAGGGAAATCAACTTTAGCTGAGGAAATAACAAAGTTCCTTCCTGACTTTTTTGCTTTTAGCGTGGATGATTATGATTTAGTTATAGAAAAGATGGAAGATAGGAACAACGAACGGCTTATACCCATAGAAACAGAATATTTTTATTATAGAAATGCTGCAATGTTCTCAGATCGAGGTGTTAATGTGATACTCGATCAAATTCTCCACGACCCCATTGCGTTACAAAATTTTTATGAAACGTTAAAATCTTACCCAATACTTCTTGCGGGGGTTCATTGTCCTGCCGAGGAGCTTAAGCGTAGAGAAAAGTTAAGAGGAGACCGCCAATTCGGGCAAGCAATTTCTCAGCTCAATTTTGTACATAAGCAAGAAATTTATGATATTGAAGTTAATACTCACGCCAACTCAATGATGGAATGCGCAAAAGAAATTGTGGATTGGTTGGATAGTGACACCCCATTATTAGGATTTGAGAAATCGCGTGAGCAATTTGAATCTACAAGTAGGAGTAAGTAA
- a CDS encoding GNAT family N-acetyltransferase produces MCNVEIRRPRTEDVKQLNDFFKTVITDTFINEGIGDLVNDMKDEIDSKKRYLESDLGSNGEKRYFLIALIGDKVIGSIEYGPANEIIRKSTDKFTLIEVGTVFVHPEHQRNGLVNVLLKAMYGAFQQRGIEEFWLDSGYKRAQSIWKKKFGEPEILLKNYWGEDFHHMIWSVKTPK; encoded by the coding sequence ATGTGTAATGTGGAAATTAGAAGACCGAGAACAGAGGATGTTAAACAGCTGAACGATTTTTTTAAAACGGTGATCACGGATACTTTTATAAATGAAGGCATTGGCGATCTAGTGAATGATATGAAAGATGAAATTGACTCGAAGAAAAGGTATTTAGAAAGTGATCTTGGAAGCAATGGGGAGAAAAGGTATTTTCTAATTGCTCTCATTGGTGACAAGGTGATTGGTTCGATCGAATATGGCCCAGCAAATGAAATCATAAGAAAATCTACTGACAAATTTACTCTTATTGAAGTAGGAACTGTATTTGTTCATCCTGAACACCAAAGGAATGGATTAGTGAATGTATTATTGAAGGCAATGTATGGCGCTTTTCAACAAAGAGGAATAGAAGAATTTTGGCTGGATAGTGGGTATAAAAGGGCACAATCCATCTGGAAAAAGAAATTTGGAGAACCAGAAATTCTATTGAAGAATTACTGGGGTGAAGATTTCCATCATATGATTTGGAGTGTGAAGACACCGAAATAA